In Bombus affinis isolate iyBomAffi1 chromosome 8, iyBomAffi1.2, whole genome shotgun sequence, the following proteins share a genomic window:
- the LOC126919387 gene encoding fatty acyl-CoA reductase wat-like isoform X2 — protein MVAGGLCLRFEVQGKGLCRRYANIESMQARSTVLLYIFHVVALLLTWKRHAANAANTNNAMVEVLVEPCGQEAIILDNGCKLNDNPTEHLVRSDRCDLILEQSNLSPIQQFYNGQSIFITGGTGFVGKLLIEKLLRECPGISFIYLLVRPKKGKDMHQRIEEIFDDPLFGKVKEKQPKFRHQIVAIAGDCGQPGLGISPADRQTITREVSIVFHVAATVRFDEKMKLAVPINVRSPKDVMDLCKEISYLKAFIHVSTAYANCTRTHIEEKVYEAPIDGDKLATIVEYMDEKLIEEITPRLLGAWPNTYTYTKAVAEGIIVKQAGDLPVGIFRPGIVISTYQEPVRGWIDNLYGPTGVAAGAGTGVLRSIHCDGSIEANVVPGDLTVNALIACAWDVANRRKSATTKERENDIPVYNYVSKDNPITYDQLKLLSEKYGLEFPTSRAIWYYSFRNNKHRIIHLMYVYLLHLLPALLIDTVTLCLGKQPRMLKIYKKIHKFMDVLNYFSIHEWKFSNDNIKELLNKMTEEDRENFACDITDIDWDQYFRTYIRGIRMYLIKDPLDTLPKARIKWQRLYWTHQVVKLILGYALLRICWLTLSLLFRNCIPQFA, from the exons ATGGTAGCGGGGGGGTTGTGTCTAAGATTCGAAGTACAAGGAAAAGGACTTTGCCGTCGTTATGCAAATATCGAATCTATGCAGGCGCGTTCTACCGTActattatacatttttcatg TTGTTGCTCTACTGTTAACTTGGAAACGTCACGCAGCAAACGCAGCGAACACGAACAACGCGATGGTGGAAGTTCTGGTGGAACCATGTGGCCAAGAAGCGATAATATTGGATAATGGTTGCAAATTGAACGATAATCCGACGGAACATTTGGTTCGAAGTGATCGTTGCGATTTGATTTTGGAACAGTCGAATCTCAGCCCGATTCAACAGTTCTACAATGGGCAAAGCATCTTCATCACTGGCGGTACTGGATTCGTTGGCAAACTTTTAATAGAGAAGCTTCTCCGAGAATGTCCTGGGATCTCGTTCATCTATTTGTTGGTACGTCCGAAGAAAGGGAAAGATATGCATCAACGTATCGAGGAAATTTTTGACGATCCG cTCTTTGGCAAAGTAAAAGAGAAGCAACCAAAATTTCGGCATCAAATCGTTGCTATAGCCGGAGATTGCGGTCAGCCAGGTCTTGGGATATCTCCCGCGGACAGGCAAACGATTACGCGAGAAGTCTCAATCGTCTTTCATGTTGCGGCAACGGTCAGATTTGACGAGAAGATGAAACTTGCCGTACCCATTAATGTTCGTAGTCCAAAAGATGTAATGGATCTTTGTAAggaaatttcatatttaaag GCGTTCATCCACGTATCAACAGCATATGCCAATTGTACGCGAACTCATATCGAAGAAAAGGTGTACGAAGCACCGATTGACGGAGACAAGTTGGCAACTATCGTTGAATATATGGATGAGAAATTGATCGAGGAAATAACTCCACG ATTATTAGGTGCATGGCCGAACACGTACACATACACAAAAGCAGTAGCGGAAGGTATCATTGTGAAACAGGCCGGTGATCTGCCTGTTGGAATATTTCGTCCCGGTATTG TGATATCAACATACCAAGAACCGGTGCGAGGATGGATCGACAACTTGTACGGACCAACAGGTGTCGCAGCTGGGGCTGGTACCGGGGTCTTACGATCGATTCATTGCGATGGATCCATAGAAGCCAATGTTGTTCCTGGAGATTTAACAGTAAATGCCTTGATAGCTTGCGCGTGGGATGTCGCAAATCGTCGAAA ATCTGCAACTACCAAAGAAAGGGAAAATGACATACCCGTTTACAATTATGTTTCAAAAGATAATCCTATAACATACGATCAATTAAAACTTTTATCCGAAAAATACGGGCTTGAGTTTCCCACTAGCAGAGCCATATGGTACTATAGTTTCCGAAATAACAAACATAGGATAATTCATCTTATGTATGTTTACTTGTTACACTTATTACCGGCACTCTTGATCGACACCGTCACGCTCTGTTTGGGAAAACAACCGAG GATgttaaaaatctataaaaagATACACAAATTTATGGATGTACTTAACTACTTTTCTATCCACGAATGGAAGTTTTCGAATGATAATATTAAGGAGTTACTAAATAAGATGACAGAGGAAGACCGTGAAAATTTTGCATGCGATATCACCGATATTGACTGGGACCAATATTTTCGGACATATATACGTGGAATTCGTATGTATCTGATAAAAGATCCGCTAGACACTCTTCCAAAAGCACGTATCAAGTGGCAAAG ATTATACTGGACCCATCAAGTGGTAAAACTAATTCTCGGTTATGCTCTATTGCGAATATGTTGGTTAACTTTATCTCTTCTTTTTCGAAATTGTATACCTCAATTTGCGTAA
- the LOC126919387 gene encoding fatty acyl-CoA reductase wat-like isoform X1: MVAGGLCLRFEVQGKGLCRRYANIESMQARSTVLLYIFHDWHVVDAVYRTLFAPLFASFSSVVALLLTWKRHAANAANTNNAMVEVLVEPCGQEAIILDNGCKLNDNPTEHLVRSDRCDLILEQSNLSPIQQFYNGQSIFITGGTGFVGKLLIEKLLRECPGISFIYLLVRPKKGKDMHQRIEEIFDDPLFGKVKEKQPKFRHQIVAIAGDCGQPGLGISPADRQTITREVSIVFHVAATVRFDEKMKLAVPINVRSPKDVMDLCKEISYLKAFIHVSTAYANCTRTHIEEKVYEAPIDGDKLATIVEYMDEKLIEEITPRLLGAWPNTYTYTKAVAEGIIVKQAGDLPVGIFRPGIVISTYQEPVRGWIDNLYGPTGVAAGAGTGVLRSIHCDGSIEANVVPGDLTVNALIACAWDVANRRKSATTKERENDIPVYNYVSKDNPITYDQLKLLSEKYGLEFPTSRAIWYYSFRNNKHRIIHLMYVYLLHLLPALLIDTVTLCLGKQPRMLKIYKKIHKFMDVLNYFSIHEWKFSNDNIKELLNKMTEEDRENFACDITDIDWDQYFRTYIRGIRMYLIKDPLDTLPKARIKWQRLYWTHQVVKLILGYALLRICWLTLSLLFRNCIPQFA; the protein is encoded by the exons ATGGTAGCGGGGGGGTTGTGTCTAAGATTCGAAGTACAAGGAAAAGGACTTTGCCGTCGTTATGCAAATATCGAATCTATGCAGGCGCGTTCTACCGTActattatacatttttcatg ATTGGCATGTAGTTGATGCGGTATACCGTACTTTATTTGCTCCTTTGTTTGCTTCGTTTTCTTCAGTTGTTGCTCTACTGTTAACTTGGAAACGTCACGCAGCAAACGCAGCGAACACGAACAACGCGATGGTGGAAGTTCTGGTGGAACCATGTGGCCAAGAAGCGATAATATTGGATAATGGTTGCAAATTGAACGATAATCCGACGGAACATTTGGTTCGAAGTGATCGTTGCGATTTGATTTTGGAACAGTCGAATCTCAGCCCGATTCAACAGTTCTACAATGGGCAAAGCATCTTCATCACTGGCGGTACTGGATTCGTTGGCAAACTTTTAATAGAGAAGCTTCTCCGAGAATGTCCTGGGATCTCGTTCATCTATTTGTTGGTACGTCCGAAGAAAGGGAAAGATATGCATCAACGTATCGAGGAAATTTTTGACGATCCG cTCTTTGGCAAAGTAAAAGAGAAGCAACCAAAATTTCGGCATCAAATCGTTGCTATAGCCGGAGATTGCGGTCAGCCAGGTCTTGGGATATCTCCCGCGGACAGGCAAACGATTACGCGAGAAGTCTCAATCGTCTTTCATGTTGCGGCAACGGTCAGATTTGACGAGAAGATGAAACTTGCCGTACCCATTAATGTTCGTAGTCCAAAAGATGTAATGGATCTTTGTAAggaaatttcatatttaaag GCGTTCATCCACGTATCAACAGCATATGCCAATTGTACGCGAACTCATATCGAAGAAAAGGTGTACGAAGCACCGATTGACGGAGACAAGTTGGCAACTATCGTTGAATATATGGATGAGAAATTGATCGAGGAAATAACTCCACG ATTATTAGGTGCATGGCCGAACACGTACACATACACAAAAGCAGTAGCGGAAGGTATCATTGTGAAACAGGCCGGTGATCTGCCTGTTGGAATATTTCGTCCCGGTATTG TGATATCAACATACCAAGAACCGGTGCGAGGATGGATCGACAACTTGTACGGACCAACAGGTGTCGCAGCTGGGGCTGGTACCGGGGTCTTACGATCGATTCATTGCGATGGATCCATAGAAGCCAATGTTGTTCCTGGAGATTTAACAGTAAATGCCTTGATAGCTTGCGCGTGGGATGTCGCAAATCGTCGAAA ATCTGCAACTACCAAAGAAAGGGAAAATGACATACCCGTTTACAATTATGTTTCAAAAGATAATCCTATAACATACGATCAATTAAAACTTTTATCCGAAAAATACGGGCTTGAGTTTCCCACTAGCAGAGCCATATGGTACTATAGTTTCCGAAATAACAAACATAGGATAATTCATCTTATGTATGTTTACTTGTTACACTTATTACCGGCACTCTTGATCGACACCGTCACGCTCTGTTTGGGAAAACAACCGAG GATgttaaaaatctataaaaagATACACAAATTTATGGATGTACTTAACTACTTTTCTATCCACGAATGGAAGTTTTCGAATGATAATATTAAGGAGTTACTAAATAAGATGACAGAGGAAGACCGTGAAAATTTTGCATGCGATATCACCGATATTGACTGGGACCAATATTTTCGGACATATATACGTGGAATTCGTATGTATCTGATAAAAGATCCGCTAGACACTCTTCCAAAAGCACGTATCAAGTGGCAAAG ATTATACTGGACCCATCAAGTGGTAAAACTAATTCTCGGTTATGCTCTATTGCGAATATGTTGGTTAACTTTATCTCTTCTTTTTCGAAATTGTATACCTCAATTTGCGTAA
- the LOC126919387 gene encoding fatty acyl-CoA reductase wat-like isoform X5, producing the protein MVAGGLCLRFEVQGKGLCRRYANIESMQARSTVLLYIFHDWHVVDAVYRTLFAPLFASFSSVVALLLTWKRHAANAANTNNAMVEVLVEPCGQEAIILDNGCKLNDNPTEHLVRSDRCDLILEQSNLSPIQQFYNGQSIFITGGTGFVGKLLIEKLLRECPGISFIYLLVRPKKGKDMHQRIEEIFDDPLFGKVKEKQPKFRHQIVAIAGDCGQPGLGISPADRQTITREVSIVFHVAATVRFDEKMKLAVPINVRSPKDVMDLCKEISYLKAFIHVSTAYANCTRTHIEEKVYEAPIDGDKLATIVEYMDEKLIEEITPRLLGAWPNTYTYTKAVAEGIIVKQAGDLPVGIFRPGIVISTYQEPVRGWIDNLYGPTGVAAGAGTGVLRSIHCDGSIEANVVPGDLTVNALIACAWDVANRRKMLKIYKKIHKFMDVLNYFSIHEWKFSNDNIKELLNKMTEEDRENFACDITDIDWDQYFRTYIRGIRMYLIKDPLDTLPKARIKWQRLYWTHQVVKLILGYALLRICWLTLSLLFRNCIPQFA; encoded by the exons ATGGTAGCGGGGGGGTTGTGTCTAAGATTCGAAGTACAAGGAAAAGGACTTTGCCGTCGTTATGCAAATATCGAATCTATGCAGGCGCGTTCTACCGTActattatacatttttcatg ATTGGCATGTAGTTGATGCGGTATACCGTACTTTATTTGCTCCTTTGTTTGCTTCGTTTTCTTCAGTTGTTGCTCTACTGTTAACTTGGAAACGTCACGCAGCAAACGCAGCGAACACGAACAACGCGATGGTGGAAGTTCTGGTGGAACCATGTGGCCAAGAAGCGATAATATTGGATAATGGTTGCAAATTGAACGATAATCCGACGGAACATTTGGTTCGAAGTGATCGTTGCGATTTGATTTTGGAACAGTCGAATCTCAGCCCGATTCAACAGTTCTACAATGGGCAAAGCATCTTCATCACTGGCGGTACTGGATTCGTTGGCAAACTTTTAATAGAGAAGCTTCTCCGAGAATGTCCTGGGATCTCGTTCATCTATTTGTTGGTACGTCCGAAGAAAGGGAAAGATATGCATCAACGTATCGAGGAAATTTTTGACGATCCG cTCTTTGGCAAAGTAAAAGAGAAGCAACCAAAATTTCGGCATCAAATCGTTGCTATAGCCGGAGATTGCGGTCAGCCAGGTCTTGGGATATCTCCCGCGGACAGGCAAACGATTACGCGAGAAGTCTCAATCGTCTTTCATGTTGCGGCAACGGTCAGATTTGACGAGAAGATGAAACTTGCCGTACCCATTAATGTTCGTAGTCCAAAAGATGTAATGGATCTTTGTAAggaaatttcatatttaaag GCGTTCATCCACGTATCAACAGCATATGCCAATTGTACGCGAACTCATATCGAAGAAAAGGTGTACGAAGCACCGATTGACGGAGACAAGTTGGCAACTATCGTTGAATATATGGATGAGAAATTGATCGAGGAAATAACTCCACG ATTATTAGGTGCATGGCCGAACACGTACACATACACAAAAGCAGTAGCGGAAGGTATCATTGTGAAACAGGCCGGTGATCTGCCTGTTGGAATATTTCGTCCCGGTATTG TGATATCAACATACCAAGAACCGGTGCGAGGATGGATCGACAACTTGTACGGACCAACAGGTGTCGCAGCTGGGGCTGGTACCGGGGTCTTACGATCGATTCATTGCGATGGATCCATAGAAGCCAATGTTGTTCCTGGAGATTTAACAGTAAATGCCTTGATAGCTTGCGCGTGGGATGTCGCAAATCGTCGAAA GATgttaaaaatctataaaaagATACACAAATTTATGGATGTACTTAACTACTTTTCTATCCACGAATGGAAGTTTTCGAATGATAATATTAAGGAGTTACTAAATAAGATGACAGAGGAAGACCGTGAAAATTTTGCATGCGATATCACCGATATTGACTGGGACCAATATTTTCGGACATATATACGTGGAATTCGTATGTATCTGATAAAAGATCCGCTAGACACTCTTCCAAAAGCACGTATCAAGTGGCAAAG ATTATACTGGACCCATCAAGTGGTAAAACTAATTCTCGGTTATGCTCTATTGCGAATATGTTGGTTAACTTTATCTCTTCTTTTTCGAAATTGTATACCTCAATTTGCGTAA
- the LOC126919387 gene encoding fatty acyl-CoA reductase wat-like isoform X4 has product MVEVLVEPCGQEAIILDNGCKLNDNPTEHLVRSDRCDLILEQSNLSPIQQFYNGQSIFITGGTGFVGKLLIEKLLRECPGISFIYLLVRPKKGKDMHQRIEEIFDDPLFGKVKEKQPKFRHQIVAIAGDCGQPGLGISPADRQTITREVSIVFHVAATVRFDEKMKLAVPINVRSPKDVMDLCKEISYLKAFIHVSTAYANCTRTHIEEKVYEAPIDGDKLATIVEYMDEKLIEEITPRLLGAWPNTYTYTKAVAEGIIVKQAGDLPVGIFRPGIVISTYQEPVRGWIDNLYGPTGVAAGAGTGVLRSIHCDGSIEANVVPGDLTVNALIACAWDVANRRKSATTKERENDIPVYNYVSKDNPITYDQLKLLSEKYGLEFPTSRAIWYYSFRNNKHRIIHLMYVYLLHLLPALLIDTVTLCLGKQPRMLKIYKKIHKFMDVLNYFSIHEWKFSNDNIKELLNKMTEEDRENFACDITDIDWDQYFRTYIRGIRMYLIKDPLDTLPKARIKWQRLYWTHQVVKLILGYALLRICWLTLSLLFRNCIPQFA; this is encoded by the exons ATGGTGGAAGTTCTGGTGGAACCATGTGGCCAAGAAGCGATAATATTGGATAATGGTTGCAAATTGAACGATAATCCGACGGAACATTTGGTTCGAAGTGATCGTTGCGATTTGATTTTGGAACAGTCGAATCTCAGCCCGATTCAACAGTTCTACAATGGGCAAAGCATCTTCATCACTGGCGGTACTGGATTCGTTGGCAAACTTTTAATAGAGAAGCTTCTCCGAGAATGTCCTGGGATCTCGTTCATCTATTTGTTGGTACGTCCGAAGAAAGGGAAAGATATGCATCAACGTATCGAGGAAATTTTTGACGATCCG cTCTTTGGCAAAGTAAAAGAGAAGCAACCAAAATTTCGGCATCAAATCGTTGCTATAGCCGGAGATTGCGGTCAGCCAGGTCTTGGGATATCTCCCGCGGACAGGCAAACGATTACGCGAGAAGTCTCAATCGTCTTTCATGTTGCGGCAACGGTCAGATTTGACGAGAAGATGAAACTTGCCGTACCCATTAATGTTCGTAGTCCAAAAGATGTAATGGATCTTTGTAAggaaatttcatatttaaag GCGTTCATCCACGTATCAACAGCATATGCCAATTGTACGCGAACTCATATCGAAGAAAAGGTGTACGAAGCACCGATTGACGGAGACAAGTTGGCAACTATCGTTGAATATATGGATGAGAAATTGATCGAGGAAATAACTCCACG ATTATTAGGTGCATGGCCGAACACGTACACATACACAAAAGCAGTAGCGGAAGGTATCATTGTGAAACAGGCCGGTGATCTGCCTGTTGGAATATTTCGTCCCGGTATTG TGATATCAACATACCAAGAACCGGTGCGAGGATGGATCGACAACTTGTACGGACCAACAGGTGTCGCAGCTGGGGCTGGTACCGGGGTCTTACGATCGATTCATTGCGATGGATCCATAGAAGCCAATGTTGTTCCTGGAGATTTAACAGTAAATGCCTTGATAGCTTGCGCGTGGGATGTCGCAAATCGTCGAAA ATCTGCAACTACCAAAGAAAGGGAAAATGACATACCCGTTTACAATTATGTTTCAAAAGATAATCCTATAACATACGATCAATTAAAACTTTTATCCGAAAAATACGGGCTTGAGTTTCCCACTAGCAGAGCCATATGGTACTATAGTTTCCGAAATAACAAACATAGGATAATTCATCTTATGTATGTTTACTTGTTACACTTATTACCGGCACTCTTGATCGACACCGTCACGCTCTGTTTGGGAAAACAACCGAG GATgttaaaaatctataaaaagATACACAAATTTATGGATGTACTTAACTACTTTTCTATCCACGAATGGAAGTTTTCGAATGATAATATTAAGGAGTTACTAAATAAGATGACAGAGGAAGACCGTGAAAATTTTGCATGCGATATCACCGATATTGACTGGGACCAATATTTTCGGACATATATACGTGGAATTCGTATGTATCTGATAAAAGATCCGCTAGACACTCTTCCAAAAGCACGTATCAAGTGGCAAAG ATTATACTGGACCCATCAAGTGGTAAAACTAATTCTCGGTTATGCTCTATTGCGAATATGTTGGTTAACTTTATCTCTTCTTTTTCGAAATTGTATACCTCAATTTGCGTAA
- the LOC126919387 gene encoding fatty acyl-CoA reductase wat-like isoform X3, translating to MVAGGLCLRFEVQGKGLCRRYANIESMQARSTVLLYIFHANAANTNNAMVEVLVEPCGQEAIILDNGCKLNDNPTEHLVRSDRCDLILEQSNLSPIQQFYNGQSIFITGGTGFVGKLLIEKLLRECPGISFIYLLVRPKKGKDMHQRIEEIFDDPLFGKVKEKQPKFRHQIVAIAGDCGQPGLGISPADRQTITREVSIVFHVAATVRFDEKMKLAVPINVRSPKDVMDLCKEISYLKAFIHVSTAYANCTRTHIEEKVYEAPIDGDKLATIVEYMDEKLIEEITPRLLGAWPNTYTYTKAVAEGIIVKQAGDLPVGIFRPGIVISTYQEPVRGWIDNLYGPTGVAAGAGTGVLRSIHCDGSIEANVVPGDLTVNALIACAWDVANRRKSATTKERENDIPVYNYVSKDNPITYDQLKLLSEKYGLEFPTSRAIWYYSFRNNKHRIIHLMYVYLLHLLPALLIDTVTLCLGKQPRMLKIYKKIHKFMDVLNYFSIHEWKFSNDNIKELLNKMTEEDRENFACDITDIDWDQYFRTYIRGIRMYLIKDPLDTLPKARIKWQRLYWTHQVVKLILGYALLRICWLTLSLLFRNCIPQFA from the exons ATGGTAGCGGGGGGGTTGTGTCTAAGATTCGAAGTACAAGGAAAAGGACTTTGCCGTCGTTATGCAAATATCGAATCTATGCAGGCGCGTTCTACCGTActattatacatttttcatg CAAACGCAGCGAACACGAACAACGCGATGGTGGAAGTTCTGGTGGAACCATGTGGCCAAGAAGCGATAATATTGGATAATGGTTGCAAATTGAACGATAATCCGACGGAACATTTGGTTCGAAGTGATCGTTGCGATTTGATTTTGGAACAGTCGAATCTCAGCCCGATTCAACAGTTCTACAATGGGCAAAGCATCTTCATCACTGGCGGTACTGGATTCGTTGGCAAACTTTTAATAGAGAAGCTTCTCCGAGAATGTCCTGGGATCTCGTTCATCTATTTGTTGGTACGTCCGAAGAAAGGGAAAGATATGCATCAACGTATCGAGGAAATTTTTGACGATCCG cTCTTTGGCAAAGTAAAAGAGAAGCAACCAAAATTTCGGCATCAAATCGTTGCTATAGCCGGAGATTGCGGTCAGCCAGGTCTTGGGATATCTCCCGCGGACAGGCAAACGATTACGCGAGAAGTCTCAATCGTCTTTCATGTTGCGGCAACGGTCAGATTTGACGAGAAGATGAAACTTGCCGTACCCATTAATGTTCGTAGTCCAAAAGATGTAATGGATCTTTGTAAggaaatttcatatttaaag GCGTTCATCCACGTATCAACAGCATATGCCAATTGTACGCGAACTCATATCGAAGAAAAGGTGTACGAAGCACCGATTGACGGAGACAAGTTGGCAACTATCGTTGAATATATGGATGAGAAATTGATCGAGGAAATAACTCCACG ATTATTAGGTGCATGGCCGAACACGTACACATACACAAAAGCAGTAGCGGAAGGTATCATTGTGAAACAGGCCGGTGATCTGCCTGTTGGAATATTTCGTCCCGGTATTG TGATATCAACATACCAAGAACCGGTGCGAGGATGGATCGACAACTTGTACGGACCAACAGGTGTCGCAGCTGGGGCTGGTACCGGGGTCTTACGATCGATTCATTGCGATGGATCCATAGAAGCCAATGTTGTTCCTGGAGATTTAACAGTAAATGCCTTGATAGCTTGCGCGTGGGATGTCGCAAATCGTCGAAA ATCTGCAACTACCAAAGAAAGGGAAAATGACATACCCGTTTACAATTATGTTTCAAAAGATAATCCTATAACATACGATCAATTAAAACTTTTATCCGAAAAATACGGGCTTGAGTTTCCCACTAGCAGAGCCATATGGTACTATAGTTTCCGAAATAACAAACATAGGATAATTCATCTTATGTATGTTTACTTGTTACACTTATTACCGGCACTCTTGATCGACACCGTCACGCTCTGTTTGGGAAAACAACCGAG GATgttaaaaatctataaaaagATACACAAATTTATGGATGTACTTAACTACTTTTCTATCCACGAATGGAAGTTTTCGAATGATAATATTAAGGAGTTACTAAATAAGATGACAGAGGAAGACCGTGAAAATTTTGCATGCGATATCACCGATATTGACTGGGACCAATATTTTCGGACATATATACGTGGAATTCGTATGTATCTGATAAAAGATCCGCTAGACACTCTTCCAAAAGCACGTATCAAGTGGCAAAG ATTATACTGGACCCATCAAGTGGTAAAACTAATTCTCGGTTATGCTCTATTGCGAATATGTTGGTTAACTTTATCTCTTCTTTTTCGAAATTGTATACCTCAATTTGCGTAA
- the LOC126919441 gene encoding uncharacterized protein LOC126919441, translating into MNYGKKSPSMGTPSVYSHVTTRSSANLKSSRSMRSVKTRWYQKPILTHSHLLNIQRGAMFTAIFALCLAIFTICTSIFDLYCLYEAAPGSTHYGYYIISYEFVYVGNRHVRNALVVFALFSMLGGVVVFGTSVMLITALRKEYEKKMVPWLYSFAAFTVFRFLAFIFFSIVNDMIFAYNITMCILWMTFICFSIYGWLIVYSLYVELCDLTRLEDLAHLRIGTMQSLNASTTQSIAGSRPTTPHSAVSALPVN; encoded by the exons ATGAATTACGGAAAAAAATCTCCTAGCATGGGTACACCATCGGTATACTCGCACGTTACTACACGTAGCAGTGCAAACTTAAAATCTTCACGATCAATGCGTAGTGTTAAAACACGTTGGTATCAAAAACCAATTTTGACGCATTCGCATTTACTTAATATTCAAAGAGGCGCCATGTTTACAGCTATATTTGCATTG tgtTTAGCCATTTTTACCATTTGTACGTCTATATTTGATCTATATTGTCTTTACGAAGCTGCACCAGGCTCAACCCATTATGGCTACTATATAATATCCTATGAATTTGTTTATGTGGGCAATCGGCATG TACGTAATGCTCTTGTTGTTTTTGCTTTGTTCTCTATGCTTGGTGGAGTAGTAGTGTTTGGAACATCTGTGATGTTGATAACTGCTTTAAGAAAAGAATATGAAAAGAAGATGGTACCATGGCTCTACAGTTTTGCAGCTTTCACTGTTTTCAGATTTCTTGCCTTTATCTTCTTCAGTATAGTAAACGACATGATATTTGCTTATAATATTACAATGTGTATTTTGTGGATGACATTCATTTGTTTTTCCATTTACGGATGGTTAATAGTATATTCTTTATATGTGGAATTATGCGATCTTACAAGACTAGAAGATTTAGCTCACTTAAGA attGGGACCATGCAATCATTGAATGCATCAACTACGCAGTCCATCGCTGGTTCTCGTCCAACAACACCACATAGCGCGGTATCAGCACTGCCTGTGAATTAA